One genomic segment of Fusobacterium nucleatum includes these proteins:
- a CDS encoding YigZ family protein, whose protein sequence is MEKIKTVKKECKIEFEEKKSKFIGYVKPVFSKEEAEEYIKYIKNLHSDATHNCSAYKINNNGLEFFKVDDDGEPSGTAGKPMGDIINYMEVSNLVVIATRYFGGIKLGAGGLVRNYAKTAKLVITEAEIIDFIDRMDLIFEIPYERLGEVEKLLKEYKAEIIDKSFLEKIVFKVKINKDFYDNLENYPYINLLDIYKKEAVAN, encoded by the coding sequence ATGGAAAAAATAAAAACTGTAAAAAAAGAATGTAAAATAGAATTTGAAGAAAAAAAATCAAAATTTATTGGCTATGTAAAGCCAGTATTCTCCAAAGAAGAAGCTGAGGAATATATAAAGTATATAAAAAATCTCCATTCAGATGCAACTCATAATTGTTCAGCCTATAAGATAAATAATAATGGCTTAGAATTTTTTAAGGTTGATGATGATGGTGAACCAAGTGGAACAGCTGGCAAACCTATGGGAGATATAATTAATTATATGGAAGTTAGTAATTTGGTTGTGATTGCTACAAGATATTTTGGTGGAATTAAATTAGGTGCAGGAGGCTTAGTTAGAAATTATGCTAAGACCGCTAAACTTGTTATAACTGAAGCTGAAATTATTGATTTTATTGATAGGATGGATTTAATTTTTGAAATTCCTTATGAAAGATTAGGGGAAGTTGAAAAATTATTAAAAGAGTATAAAGCTGAAATTATTGATAAATCATTTTTAGAAAAAATAGTTTTCAAAGTTAAGATAAATAAAGATTTTTATGATAATTTGGAAAATTATCCATATATCAATTTGTTAGATATTTATAAAAAAGAGGCTGTTGCAAATTAA
- a CDS encoding leucyl aminopeptidase, which yields MSFQCVKKYEDSYDKYVLVATSEKVVLPDYLDKESKKLAQTVIKKNKFAAKASEKISMTLVNKKKVIEFIIIGLGEKKKLDAKNIRRYLFDGLKNITGKVLFSFDNKDLDNIDILAEVVEHINYKFDKYFSKKKEEFLEVSYLTDKKVPKLIEGYELAKISNIVKDLVNEQAEVLNPKELADRATKLGKKFGFDVEILDEKKAQKLGMNAYLSVARAAYHRPYVIVMRYKGDAKSKYTFGLVGKGLTYDTGGLSLKPTDSMLTMRCDMGGAATMIGAMCSVAKMKLKKNVTCVVAACENSIGPNAYRPGDILTAMNGKTIEVTNTDAEGRLTLADALTYIVRKEKVNEVIDAATLTGAIMVALGEDVTGVFTNDDKMARKVIDASENWNEYFWQMPMFDLYKKNLKSSYADMQNTGVRWGGSTNAAKFLEEFIDDTKWVHLDIAGTAWASGANPYYSQKGATGQVFRTVYSYIKDSKN from the coding sequence ATGAGTTTTCAATGTGTAAAAAAATATGAAGATAGCTATGACAAATATGTACTTGTAGCTACTTCTGAAAAAGTTGTACTACCAGATTATTTAGATAAAGAAAGCAAAAAGCTTGCTCAAACAGTTATCAAAAAAAATAAGTTTGCTGCAAAAGCTTCTGAAAAAATTTCTATGACCCTTGTGAATAAGAAAAAAGTAATAGAGTTTATAATTATAGGCTTAGGTGAAAAGAAAAAATTAGATGCTAAAAATATAAGACGATACCTTTTTGATGGTTTAAAAAATATAACAGGAAAAGTATTATTCAGCTTTGACAACAAAGATTTAGATAATATAGATATTTTAGCTGAAGTAGTTGAACATATAAATTATAAATTTGACAAATATTTTTCAAAGAAAAAAGAAGAATTTTTAGAAGTTTCTTACTTAACTGATAAAAAAGTACCAAAATTAATAGAAGGATACGAACTTGCTAAAATTTCTAATATTGTTAAAGATTTAGTAAATGAACAAGCAGAAGTATTAAACCCAAAAGAACTTGCTGATAGAGCAACTAAATTAGGAAAAAAATTTGGTTTTGATGTTGAAATATTAGATGAAAAGAAAGCTCAAAAATTAGGAATGAATGCATATCTTTCTGTTGCAAGAGCTGCTTATCATAGACCTTATGTTATTGTTATGAGATATAAAGGAGATGCTAAATCTAAATATACTTTTGGGCTTGTAGGAAAAGGACTTACTTATGATACAGGAGGATTATCATTAAAACCTACTGATAGTATGCTTACTATGAGATGTGATATGGGTGGAGCAGCAACTATGATAGGAGCTATGTGTTCTGTTGCTAAAATGAAACTTAAAAAGAATGTAACTTGCGTTGTAGCTGCCTGTGAAAATTCAATAGGACCTAATGCTTATAGACCTGGAGATATTTTAACTGCTATGAATGGAAAGACAATAGAAGTTACTAATACAGATGCTGAAGGAAGATTAACATTAGCTGATGCTTTAACTTATATAGTTAGAAAAGAAAAAGTTAATGAAGTTATAGATGCAGCAACTTTAACAGGAGCTATTATGGTTGCTCTTGGTGAAGATGTTACAGGAGTATTTACTAATGATGATAAAATGGCTAGAAAAGTTATAGATGCTTCTGAAAATTGGAATGAATATTTCTGGCAAATGCCTATGTTTGATTTATATAAGAAAAACTTAAAATCTTCTTATGCTGATATGCAAAATACTGGTGTAAGATGGGGAGGTTCTACAAATGCTGCTAAATTCTTAGAAGAATTTATAGATGATACAAAATGGGTGCACTTAGATATAGCTGGTACTGCTTGGGCAAGTGGAGCTAATCCTTATTATTCTCAAAAAGGTGCAACTGGACAAGTATTTAGAACTGTTTATTCTTATATAAAAGATAGTAAAAACTAA
- a CDS encoding MarR family winged helix-turn-helix transcriptional regulator translates to MFPSKYKDNSENSTGLLFMRVFNKWHSIIKKELKKLDITQPQFVVLTSLAYLLQKEDEVTQIMLSKISGIDVMTISQIINLLEKNGFIERKQHSKDTRANSVFLTLKGQNILEKAVPLVENIDENFFNILAEKEQLFRELLKKL, encoded by the coding sequence TTGTTCCCATCTAAATATAAAGATAATTCTGAAAATTCTACAGGCTTATTATTTATGAGAGTTTTCAATAAATGGCATTCCATTATAAAAAAAGAACTAAAAAAATTAGATATTACTCAGCCACAATTTGTTGTTTTGACTTCTCTTGCATATCTTTTACAAAAAGAGGATGAAGTTACTCAAATTATGCTTTCAAAAATATCTGGTATAGATGTTATGACTATTTCACAAATAATAAATTTACTTGAAAAAAATGGTTTTATAGAAAGAAAGCAACATTCTAAGGATACAAGAGCAAATTCTGTTTTTTTAACTTTAAAAGGGCAAAATATTTTAGAAAAGGCTGTCCCACTTGTTGAAAACATTGATGAAAATTTTTTTAATATACTAGCTGAAAAAGAACAGCTTTTTAGAGAACTTTTAAAAAAATTATAA
- a CDS encoding autotransporter domain-containing protein, whose product MFKNKYLFVLALLVATTSYSEDYTITQETKKESKEILKHEKEDSGRVGKFAESGNAIVFKGNGFLINNGLLRGSIKANGEDTKNEKSKKGEIIVTAQGNGVSGVGYSPFSNKNDIDKKISSVINNGYISGEANLTAGNAEAFGSIEEVYSAANGISGLAVSDFGESGIVDGPGGATRSGRSKSASLLSTKALASKTTEKISENKIGEIKKTDPKDFYGKNNKFTLGDITNSETISGKAILKTKEGYIRKDSKAFGGNLAMSHQWRTINATSTGNGISNLAYISTVDKYTYSEDKVNGSYIKSVKNSGIISGNVDATTGSGATQTTIRASVTGNGISSAAYSNNFVKSLTEATIDKIQNNGTISGRLKAEVGNNTARGFHEYSNAIITGSANGVSVYSRSSNGQMKNSRAVIGELTNSGSISGNLYAKAGSGYGEVKSDVKSSGNGVAIYTESSTKKETKIGSIDNKGMITGKAVIYGGKDKKAMENKTLRDKIFHVPLTNKIAEYSLPDEDVEADKKAVAEMKKYEEEMANELENKIEKYKKQIVDKEKDILAKTPKKPEISEADKKDRDNTFEKYLKAEIRFQQDLILSGYNEKVVAEARKRKAELEKLKGSATDDEKIKFLGEYKAELEKRINGLQAWQKKEINEKLAKINNILEKNKGKDIPDTPEILALKKEKAELEKELAKVIDEKKKSDHLAANVHTETGVVASGNGISINDGKEDGVVLGSLKNSGVISGETEIHHGNSQRKYSRIAHKNSGAGIAVGGNVEGKIENTGIISGTEFALLAKGKRSDAYGIDKENVTYESGFKGGVDNYGILAGRIIIGGYQSAHTGSHGKWGKIEEEYGYFETIYKDKKHYNNKGIFLVLDRNGEVRKVIGEDKETVHNGRTVKNILDINGTYEGDTSNKIINGVGKDGVVVAKEKQNKNIENSIINGFKNAIKVKKNGLVKISNSTINANGFGKSYAILGDEGANEVEITNKSIINGKIDLGAGDDRLTLSGNYRLNREVDLGTGNNTLAFGKKENTTRRTLSYSTFGTSSTNTSVFNGTVNNANKVEVNENTAFSSNSRINGVNELNLANGKTLDYYFVDKENQAFAELAKSNRNLKVNGSGKVNLVPIGSKVQIGYEKDLLGFSFGNNLLKPNSNGGTTPPNNGRVTSPNNNPGNNTPGNRGGFFIDPRLTPFDRYSKGAFDAYIADYKSTGIDFLKDYKSTQEVFKNYLYNLTNNNPVGYLKDSAIDTVLAYHKTNTNSNFAKKGQTTVSGETFNIRNKYYENNKVVSNGASAEISYGTSDNTNIGLNIGGGQSKVKTSNENIKSEVLVLGVNAEYKVKNFSWKNEVSYGRIKPKKYSALDTYSLYSQLGYNIPLSETWTLTPKVSVFLSKVKQKEMTVNNIKVAKDDDTFVETTVGTELNKKFIFGNNGINFGLGVDYSMVKDLDDSKAHFVGGSTEFDLRNYDRKNRATAEIKFGYEHISGITATFRFRKNKDITSSGFGLGYKF is encoded by the coding sequence ATGTTTAAAAATAAGTATTTATTTGTATTAGCACTTCTTGTGGCAACAACTTCTTATTCAGAAGACTATACTATAACACAAGAAACTAAAAAAGAATCAAAAGAGATATTAAAACATGAAAAGGAAGATAGTGGCAGAGTAGGGAAATTTGCTGAAAGCGGAAATGCCATTGTATTTAAAGGAAATGGTTTTTTAATAAATAATGGACTTTTAAGAGGTAGTATAAAAGCAAATGGTGAAGATACAAAAAATGAAAAATCTAAAAAAGGTGAAATAATTGTTACAGCACAGGGAAATGGAGTTTCAGGAGTAGGATATTCCCCTTTTAGCAATAAAAATGATATAGATAAAAAAATTAGCTCAGTTATAAACAATGGTTATATATCTGGTGAGGCAAATTTAACAGCTGGAAATGCAGAAGCATTTGGTTCAATAGAAGAAGTATACTCTGCTGCTAATGGAATATCTGGATTAGCAGTTTCAGATTTTGGAGAAAGTGGAATAGTTGATGGTCCAGGAGGAGCAACTAGAAGTGGAAGGAGTAAATCAGCAAGTTTACTTTCTACAAAAGCTTTAGCTTCTAAAACAACAGAAAAAATTTCAGAAAATAAAATTGGTGAAATTAAGAAAACAGATCCAAAGGACTTTTACGGAAAAAATAATAAATTCACTTTGGGAGATATTACAAACAGTGAAACTATTTCAGGAAAAGCAATATTAAAAACAAAAGAAGGATATATTAGAAAAGATTCAAAAGCTTTTGGTGGAAATTTAGCAATGTCACATCAATGGAGAACTATAAATGCTACATCAACAGGGAATGGGATTTCGAATCTAGCCTATATCAGTACAGTAGATAAATATACTTATTCAGAAGATAAAGTAAATGGTTCATATATAAAAAGTGTTAAGAACTCTGGAATTATTTCAGGGAATGTTGATGCAACTACTGGAAGTGGAGCGACTCAAACAACTATTAGAGCATCAGTAACAGGAAATGGAATTTCATCTGCTGCATACTCTAATAACTTTGTTAAAAGTTTAACAGAAGCTACTATTGATAAAATTCAAAACAATGGAACTATTTCAGGAAGATTAAAAGCAGAAGTTGGAAATAATACTGCAAGAGGTTTTCATGAATATTCTAATGCAATTATAACTGGTTCAGCAAATGGAGTTTCTGTATATAGCAGATCAAGTAATGGACAAATGAAAAATTCGAGAGCAGTTATAGGAGAATTGACTAATTCAGGTTCTATTTCTGGAAACTTATATGCAAAAGCAGGTTCAGGTTATGGAGAAGTAAAATCTGATGTGAAATCTTCTGGTAATGGAGTTGCTATATACACAGAAAGTAGTACCAAAAAAGAAACTAAAATTGGAAGTATTGATAATAAAGGTATGATTACTGGAAAAGCTGTTATCTATGGTGGTAAAGATAAGAAAGCTATGGAAAATAAAACATTAAGAGATAAAATATTCCATGTGCCTTTGACTAATAAAATTGCAGAATACTCGTTACCTGATGAAGATGTAGAAGCTGATAAAAAGGCTGTTGCTGAAATGAAAAAATATGAAGAAGAAATGGCTAATGAGTTAGAAAATAAAATAGAAAAATATAAAAAACAAATAGTAGATAAAGAAAAGGACATTTTAGCTAAAACTCCAAAAAAACCAGAAATAAGTGAAGCTGATAAAAAAGATAGAGATAATACTTTTGAAAAATATTTAAAAGCAGAAATTAGATTCCAACAAGATTTAATATTGAGTGGATATAATGAAAAAGTAGTAGCTGAGGCAAGAAAAAGAAAAGCAGAACTTGAAAAACTTAAAGGCAGTGCAACAGATGATGAAAAAATAAAATTTTTAGGAGAATATAAGGCTGAATTAGAGAAAAGAATAAATGGACTTCAAGCATGGCAAAAAAAAGAGATAAATGAAAAACTTGCAAAAATAAACAATATTTTAGAAAAAAATAAAGGAAAAGATATTCCAGATACTCCTGAAATATTAGCTTTAAAGAAAGAAAAAGCAGAATTAGAAAAAGAATTAGCAAAAGTAATTGATGAAAAGAAGAAAAGTGACCACTTGGCAGCTAATGTTCATACAGAAACAGGTGTAGTGGCTAGTGGAAATGGAATATCTATAAATGATGGAAAAGAAGATGGAGTTGTACTTGGAAGTCTAAAAAATAGTGGTGTAATCAGTGGAGAAACAGAAATACATCATGGAAATTCTCAAAGAAAATATTCAAGAATTGCTCATAAAAATAGTGGGGCAGGAATTGCCGTTGGAGGAAATGTAGAAGGGAAAATAGAAAATACAGGTATTATATCTGGAACAGAGTTTGCTCTTTTAGCCAAAGGAAAAAGAAGTGATGCCTATGGAATAGATAAAGAAAATGTGACATATGAATCTGGATTTAAAGGTGGAGTAGACAATTATGGTATTTTAGCAGGAAGAATAATTATAGGTGGTTACCAATCTGCTCACACTGGCTCTCATGGTAAATGGGGAAAAATAGAAGAAGAATATGGATATTTTGAAACTATTTATAAAGATAAAAAGCATTATAATAATAAAGGAATATTTCTAGTTCTTGATAGAAATGGAGAAGTAAGAAAAGTCATAGGTGAAGATAAAGAAACTGTCCATAATGGAAGAACAGTAAAAAATATTTTAGATATAAATGGCACTTATGAAGGAGATACAAGCAACAAAATTATAAATGGTGTTGGAAAAGACGGAGTTGTTGTTGCAAAAGAAAAGCAAAATAAAAATATTGAAAATAGTATAATAAATGGTTTTAAAAATGCAATAAAAGTTAAAAAGAATGGTCTAGTAAAAATCTCAAATTCAACTATTAATGCTAATGGTTTTGGAAAATCTTATGCAATTTTAGGAGATGAAGGAGCAAATGAAGTTGAAATAACTAATAAATCAATTATTAATGGAAAGATTGATTTAGGAGCAGGAGATGATAGACTTACATTAAGTGGAAATTACAGATTAAATAGAGAAGTTGATTTAGGAACAGGAAATAATACCTTAGCATTTGGAAAAAAAGAAAATACAACAAGAAGAACATTATCTTATTCAACATTTGGTACAAGTTCAACAAATACTTCTGTATTTAATGGAACAGTAAATAATGCAAATAAAGTTGAAGTAAATGAGAATACTGCTTTTTCTTCAAATTCAAGAATAAATGGAGTCAATGAATTAAATTTAGCTAATGGAAAAACATTAGATTATTACTTTGTTGATAAAGAAAATCAAGCATTTGCAGAGTTAGCAAAAAGTAATAGAAATTTAAAAGTTAATGGAAGTGGAAAAGTAAATCTTGTACCTATTGGAAGTAAAGTTCAAATTGGTTATGAAAAAGATTTATTAGGATTTAGTTTTGGTAACAACCTATTAAAACCAAATAGTAATGGAGGAACAACACCTCCAAATAATGGAAGAGTGACTTCACCAAATAATAATCCAGGAAATAATACACCAGGAAACAGAGGAGGGTTCTTTATAGATCCAAGACTTACTCCATTTGATAGATATTCAAAGGGTGCTTTTGATGCTTATATAGCTGATTATAAATCAACAGGAATAGATTTCTTAAAAGATTATAAGTCAACTCAAGAAGTATTTAAAAATTATTTATATAATTTAACAAATAATAATCCAGTTGGATATTTAAAAGATTCGGCAATAGATACTGTATTAGCATATCATAAAACAAATACAAATAGTAATTTTGCTAAAAAAGGACAAACAACAGTAAGTGGAGAAACTTTTAATATCAGAAATAAATATTATGAAAATAATAAAGTAGTTTCTAATGGTGCCTCAGCAGAAATAAGTTATGGTACAAGTGATAATACTAATATAGGATTAAATATTGGTGGTGGACAAAGTAAAGTTAAAACATCAAATGAAAATATAAAATCAGAAGTTTTAGTGCTTGGTGTAAATGCAGAATATAAAGTCAAGAATTTCTCTTGGAAAAATGAAGTGTCTTATGGAAGAATAAAACCTAAAAAATATTCAGCATTGGATACATATTCTCTATATTCTCAATTAGGATACAATATTCCATTATCTGAAACTTGGACTTTAACACCAAAAGTATCTGTTTTCCTTTCAAAAGTTAAACAAAAAGAAATGACAGTTAATAATATAAAAGTTGCAAAAGATGATGATACTTTTGTTGAAACAACTGTTGGAACAGAATTAAATAAGAAATTTATATTTGGAAATAATGGAATAAATTTTGGACTTGGTGTTGATTATTCAATGGTTAAAGATTTAGATGATTCTAAGGCACATTTTGTAGGTGGAAGCACAGAATTTGATTTAAGAAATTATGACAGAAAAAATAGAGCCACTGCTGAAATAAAATTTGGATATGAACATATAAGTGGAATAACTGCTACATTTAGATTTAGAAAAAATAAAGATATAACAAGTTCTGGTTTTGGACTTGGATATAAGTTCTAA